The nucleotide sequence ATAGTAACTTGCCTTTCTATCCATCTTTTTGAATGTGAGGTTCATTCAGAGTGGATTAGTACCAATATGTGGTCCACTTCACTAATTATATGTTGTCAATTTGTTGTCTCTTTTGGTTTTGTTGCCACTTCACTAATGACCATCTAGCTCCACCAAACTTCCTTAATTTCTCCCATAGTTGAACTGTCATGAAATTATTTGTAAAATCTGAATTATTGATtaaaaaggtgaatttcaaaattCTTGTGAGCGTcagaaccaggagatatgcacacaagtcgggctgatatgtgccaagtggattttaaaagccgcccatgtATGTGCTTATTTCCTGCtaacacacaaatgaaaaattctgaaaaaaggggcagggcacaaGCATTCCTGggtttcaccttgaaatttgtgtgtaaatacttaggCACACAGGcatgcgctggggtcccctgccacataacttctactatggatggtgtgtagGTTGTAAAATAAACTAAACTCATCAACGGGGTGATTACCTAttcttacctgggcaaactgtaGCTGTGGCTGGGGTTGGTGTCACAAGTAAATATCCCCCATGGGTTGTCCTGACTGCCCTGTTTCCTGTGTTGGGCTAGTGTTAGCATTACCCTGCCCATGCCAGTTATCGAAAATAGCTTTCATAGCAGCGAAATTGTCAGTAGGAGCGCTTTGTGGCCCCAGCCACACTTCGCTgccattccttggtggtgggtaACTGGGCTGTGTTTGGGGGTACCTGCGCATTACCCTGGCCCCGGTTTAAATCAGGGTACTCACAGTTCTGTCCTTCTTGCGGTTGCCCGTGTTGTCCATGAGCTGTCTGTTGACGTGCTGGTGGCTGGGTGTTGCCAGCTGAACTGTTGGAGCTGCCCGCTGCACCGTGCTGTGGACCGATGGGCACTGAGCCAGGGGATGGGCTAGTGGTATGCGTTAAGGCATCCAGCATTGCCTTCACCCTGTCCGTGCCATGGATAGCAGCAGCTGACAAGGTTTGGTCCATGAGCTGACGCAGCTGTCGTTCGGTAACATTGCCGAAGTTCTCTCGTGGCGGTGCTGCAGGGGTCGGTGCTGCAGGGGTCATGCCCCGTGGAGGGGGCTGCTCCGGTACATAGCAGCCCAAATGGCTGATGCTACGCGGTTGTCGTGTGCTTGCGGATTTCCTCTTCTTATTCCTCTGTGTCTTGGTCTTACGTTTTTCGACTTCTGGCGTTGCCGCgaagttttcctgcaatttgcttGGCTTCCAACGTGCTCgcttggctggagcctgagcctgGTCCGGCATAAGTGCGGACGGGGCAGAAGCCATAGCAAACTGAGTGGTAGCCATGCTGTGTAGACATATTAAATGGTTAGATCCCgcacagttttgggggggggggggggggcggcatatcAATAGGTAGCCAAACGTGGGTGTGCGCACACCTGctaaggggggtgggtgggggagggggcagccgggGTACGGGGGGCGCACGTTTGGGcccggcaagtttgggggggctgGACGGGAATAGGATGGGGTGGGGGCAgctgaggaaggtgggggggggggcgaggggcggCCAGACTCTGTGGGGAGGCGGGAGTGCCggcgcatggggggggggcctggggagtaaaagaaaagtaatagtaaaagaaaatcctgaaagtccatgtgctgacctccaaaatggccgctgccatgtgctgacctcccaaaatggccgctgccatgtgctgacctcccaaaatggccgctgccatgtgctgacctctgcTGGCAAGCCCTTCCCATGAGAACCACAATACCATGCTAAGATGTAAGCCGacctttcattaatattttaatttactttgtatAGAGCTGCATAGCGCAGCCTAAATCATATCTATCAAGCTGAGGGTCCTGTACCCCTTATAATTCAGTATAAACATGCACATGGGACAGCTGTCCCTTTAAATGGTAACCGAATACTAAATATCACCTTTAGGATTAATATAAAAAACATCCTGTTAACCTGGCTGAGCACTCAAATGCCGTACCGCTGTCCCATAGACATATCATCAGAATTCCCAACTACGGGATGCTGGCTACTTTTTAATTGTCAGATTACTTAGGTATAACAAAGCACATTCACAGGTtgttgaggtagcatggtagaCATGAAGCCTGCCCACTTCCTAGCAATTTAGAGAGCGAGGGGTAAAGCAATACATAGAAAACGTCGATTTTAAAGTAAAGCAAGCCTACAAgatcagtgctctaaccactgagctacCAAGCCTGCTACTGCCAGCCATGTGCTCTAACCACCTATGCATTCACCATGTGTAGACCCCTTCAATGGCGTTTCTTAAAAGGCTACAAGTGAAAGATAACCAGCCCTGTACTCGCTGCCCTTTCAATAAATACAGCAACATGCAGAGCAAGCATTGTGCTGAAAGCCAGCCATgagttcataaaatatatatataataacaggtAAAGTGTGGCCATGTCCCCATGGCGTTTCACTAaatatatattagttaaaatatatataaccagccatgtgctaaggcatttccttaaataaaataacattccaggcagaagcagccatgcattcaaagccttttcattaaataaagtactggtaatgcagagccagttcaatgcaaaaggggggagggggtgagcatACCTTCCAGACCTTAGCAACACAAAATTACCATTAATATTCTCAACATTTTGCCTATAAGCCACAAAATCTATGCACTTTACCCAATGATGTAATCAAAGAAATCGTTCCTGCTCCTTTAGCTGatctgctcctcttacagcacagccgtgctggaggcaaagtgaaagtaaaagcaaaactgttgtagcacagccgtgctgaggtCAGCCTGTTGCTCTCCcttccaggctgcaaatgtgctcccccaccccaccctaccTCAAAGTACCCAAGCTCAGAGACGCCGCCTTC is from Rhinatrema bivittatum chromosome 2, aRhiBiv1.1, whole genome shotgun sequence and encodes:
- the LOC115083380 gene encoding uncharacterized protein LOC115083380 — encoded protein: MATTQFAMASAPSALMPDQAQAPAKRARWKPSKLQENFAATPEVEKRKTKTQRNKKRKSASTRQPRSISHLGCYVPEQPPPRGMTPAAPTPAAPPRENFGNVTERQLRQLMDQTLSAAAIHGTDRVKAMLDALTHTTSPSPGSVPIGPQHGAAGSSNSSAGNTQPPARQQTAHGQHGQPQEGQNCEYPDLNRGQGNAQVPPNTAQLPTTKEWQRSVAGATKRSY